From Veillonellales bacterium, a single genomic window includes:
- a CDS encoding homoserine O-succinyltransferase has translation MRNVYSTLHICWGAQAGMYHHFGIPKYRLPVKMFGVFPHTINRKNIRLLRGFDDIFFVPHSRHTEVRKEDIEKAAELEILSESSEAGAYLVAAKSGRQIFVTGHSEYDPLTLHSEYVRDVSHGLDISIPKNYFPDNDPTQAPIVKWRGHSNLLFSNWLNYYVYQETPYNVNEID, from the coding sequence CTGCGTAATGTATATTCAACATTACACATCTGCTGGGGGGCTCAGGCGGGAATGTATCATCATTTTGGCATTCCCAAATATCGGCTGCCGGTGAAAATGTTTGGCGTTTTTCCCCATACGATAAACAGAAAGAATATCAGGCTGCTTAGGGGATTTGACGATATTTTCTTTGTACCCCATTCCCGGCATACGGAAGTGAGAAAGGAGGATATTGAAAAAGCGGCTGAACTGGAAATTCTGTCTGAATCCAGTGAAGCCGGTGCTTATCTGGTAGCCGCCAAAAGCGGCCGTCAAATTTTTGTGACAGGCCATTCCGAATATGATCCTCTTACATTGCACTCCGAATATGTCCGGGATGTGTCACATGGATTGGATATTTCTATCCCGAAAAATTATTTTCCGGATAATGATCCGACCCAGGCACCCATCGTCAAGTGGCGAGGCCATTCCAATCTGCTGTTTTCAAACTGGCTGAATTACTATGTTTACCAGGAAACCCCTTATAACGTCAACGAAATTGATTAA